A window of Pusillimonas sp. T7-7 contains these coding sequences:
- a CDS encoding electron transfer flavoprotein subunit alpha/FixB family protein: MTILVIAEHDNAELKGASLNTIAAATKLGDDIHVLVAGGGAQAVADRAAQAAGVTKVLLADAPALAEGLAENVAEQVLALASGYSHILFPATAAGKNVAPRVAAKLDVAQISDIISVESADTFTRPIYAGNAIATVQSADPVKVITVRTTAFDAVAAQGGSATVESVSAVADSGLSSFVGREVAKNDRPELAGAAVVVSGGRGLGSAENFKLLDPLADKLGAALGASRAAVDAGYAPNDWQVGQTGKIVAPQLYVAVGISGAIQHLAGMKDSKVIVAINKDAEAPIFGVADYGLVADLFQAVPELVEAL; the protein is encoded by the coding sequence ATGACAATATTGGTAATTGCTGAACACGATAACGCAGAGCTGAAAGGCGCCAGCCTGAATACGATAGCCGCAGCCACCAAGCTGGGCGACGACATCCATGTGTTGGTTGCCGGCGGTGGAGCTCAGGCTGTTGCCGATCGGGCGGCCCAGGCTGCGGGTGTGACCAAGGTACTGCTCGCCGATGCCCCGGCCCTGGCCGAAGGCCTGGCTGAAAACGTAGCCGAGCAGGTATTGGCACTGGCCTCCGGCTATAGCCACATTTTGTTCCCGGCGACCGCCGCAGGCAAAAACGTGGCGCCACGCGTGGCCGCCAAGCTCGATGTCGCCCAGATCTCCGATATTATTTCGGTTGAATCGGCCGATACCTTCACTCGCCCCATCTATGCAGGTAACGCCATCGCTACTGTGCAGTCGGCCGACCCGGTAAAAGTCATTACCGTCCGTACCACTGCCTTTGATGCGGTTGCCGCACAGGGTGGCAGCGCCACTGTTGAGTCGGTCAGCGCCGTAGCCGACTCCGGCCTGTCGTCTTTTGTTGGCCGCGAAGTCGCCAAGAACGATCGTCCTGAACTGGCTGGCGCCGCCGTCGTGGTATCGGGCGGGCGTGGGCTGGGCAGCGCCGAGAACTTCAAGCTGCTCGACCCCTTGGCCGACAAGCTGGGCGCTGCGCTGGGTGCGTCGCGTGCGGCGGTCGATGCAGGCTATGCGCCCAACGACTGGCAGGTAGGCCAAACCGGAAAAATCGTGGCGCCTCAGCTGTATGTGGCGGTGGGCATTTCCGGCGCGATCCAGCATCTGGCCGGCATGAAAGACTCCAAGGTCATCGTGGCCATCAATAAAGACGCTGAAGCGCCTATTTTCGGCGTGGCCGACTACGGGTTGGTCGCCGACTTGTTCCAGGCTGTGCCGGAACTGGTCGAGGCGCTATAA
- a CDS encoding electron transfer flavoprotein subunit beta/FixA family protein produces the protein MKVLVPVKRVVDYNVKVRVKSDQSAVDIANVKMSMNPFDEIAIEEATRLKEKGVATEVVAVSCGVAQCQETLRTAMAIGADRAALVQTDAELQPLAVAKLLKALVDKEQPELVILGKQAIDDDANQTGQMLAALLNWPQATFASKVEVADGKVTVTREVDGGLETLSLKLPAIVTTDLRLNEPRYVTLPNIMKAKKKPLEVVTPEDLGVDVAPRLKTLKVSEPPTRSAGIVVPDVATLVDKLKNEAKVV, from the coding sequence ATGAAGGTACTGGTACCTGTCAAGCGTGTGGTTGATTACAACGTCAAAGTACGCGTGAAGTCTGATCAAAGCGCTGTGGATATCGCTAATGTGAAAATGTCCATGAATCCCTTTGACGAAATTGCCATCGAAGAGGCCACCCGGCTGAAAGAAAAAGGTGTTGCTACCGAAGTGGTCGCGGTGTCTTGCGGCGTTGCCCAATGCCAGGAAACCCTGCGTACTGCCATGGCTATTGGCGCCGACCGTGCCGCCTTGGTGCAAACCGATGCAGAGCTTCAGCCGCTGGCCGTGGCCAAGCTGCTCAAGGCCCTGGTCGACAAGGAGCAGCCTGAACTGGTCATTCTTGGCAAGCAGGCCATCGACGATGACGCCAACCAAACCGGCCAGATGTTGGCAGCCCTGCTCAACTGGCCACAAGCCACCTTCGCCAGCAAGGTGGAAGTGGCTGACGGCAAAGTAACGGTTACCCGCGAAGTCGATGGCGGCCTTGAAACCCTCTCGCTCAAGCTGCCCGCCATTGTCACAACCGACTTGCGCCTGAACGAGCCGCGCTACGTGACGCTGCCCAACATCATGAAGGCCAAGAAAAAACCGCTAGAGGTCGTTACACCTGAAGACTTGGGTGTTGATGTCGCTCCGCGCTTGAAGACGCTCAAGGTATCTGAACCGCCTACCCGCTCGGCAGGCATTGTTGTGCCTGATGTGGCAACCTTGGTCGACAAACTGAAGAATGAAGCAAAGGTGGTTTAA
- a CDS encoding histone deacetylase family protein: MQTLYITHPACHLHEMGSWHPECPGRLDAINDRLVASGLMDFINEQTAVPATDADLLRVHGPGYIAYLREHAPIEGYFQVDPDTVMNPHTLEAAWAAAGAGITAVDAVMQQTHRSAFCAVRPPGHHARPAQAMGFCFLNNIAIAAAYALEQYSLERVAIIDFDVHHGNGTEETFAGDPRVLMCSFFQHPLFPDQYQDPPAENMVNIPVHAYAKGDDLRFLVSDVWMPRLRAFQPQLVFISAGFDAHREDDMGQLGLVESDYAWITEQVVALADEFAHGRVISFLEGGYNLSALGRSAEVHIRALAKL; the protein is encoded by the coding sequence ATGCAGACACTATATATTACTCACCCTGCCTGCCACTTGCATGAAATGGGTAGCTGGCATCCGGAATGCCCCGGCAGGCTCGATGCCATCAACGACCGTCTGGTCGCCAGCGGATTGATGGATTTCATCAACGAGCAAACTGCCGTGCCGGCTACTGATGCCGATCTGCTGCGGGTGCATGGGCCTGGGTATATAGCGTATTTGCGTGAGCATGCTCCCATTGAGGGGTATTTTCAGGTTGATCCCGATACCGTCATGAACCCGCACACCCTGGAAGCTGCCTGGGCGGCGGCAGGCGCGGGTATTACCGCTGTCGATGCGGTCATGCAGCAAACACACCGCAGTGCTTTTTGTGCTGTGAGGCCCCCGGGCCACCATGCTCGTCCGGCCCAGGCCATGGGTTTTTGTTTTCTTAACAATATTGCCATTGCTGCGGCCTATGCCCTTGAACAATACAGCCTCGAGCGCGTGGCGATTATCGATTTCGATGTTCATCATGGCAATGGAACTGAAGAAACGTTTGCCGGCGATCCGCGTGTGCTGATGTGCAGTTTTTTTCAGCATCCTTTGTTTCCTGACCAGTACCAGGATCCCCCGGCGGAAAACATGGTAAACATACCGGTGCATGCCTACGCCAAGGGCGATGATCTGCGCTTTCTGGTCAGCGATGTCTGGATGCCCCGACTGCGGGCATTTCAACCTCAACTGGTTTTTATTTCGGCCGGTTTCGACGCCCATCGTGAAGACGATATGGGGCAGTTGGGCCTGGTCGAGTCCGACTATGCCTGGATCACCGAGCAAGTGGTTGCGCTGGCTGATGAATTCGCCCATGGCCGGGTCATCAGCTTTCTTGAGGGTGGATATAACTTGTCTGCACTGGGGCGCAGCGCCGAGGTCCACATCAGGGCGCTGGCAAAGTTGTAG
- the mltB gene encoding lytic murein transglycosylase B: MFKPVRILQVTFFNLLLAGCAATQNGPAGNNTAQTSASTNTKTTSNALPLSTPEPAPSIQAGRSLPGSSGFLQANGQLTDNIQAYANEVARARGIPLVHVENLLKQAQYNATAAKLMAPSKTRIRRSWVTYRNRFVEPIRINAGATFWTENKAVVDRVASDYGVPPSIIVAIIGVETIYGRITGNFRVLDALTTLGFRYPDDSRPERSQLFRDQLADLIQLDYENKLDASQVEGSFAGAMGLPQFMPGSLMRYAADGNNDGRIDLLYSTEDAIASVARFLRLHGWVPGLPVFAPVTLPQNPKALVVGGLYPTLDWAQLQDQGARIRTATGNTNTASESSNNWTQHKLGMVDLLDEPRNLAEYRVGTPNFFAITHYNRSYFYATSVADLAQALADRMGYGWPN; this comes from the coding sequence ATGTTCAAACCTGTTCGTATATTGCAAGTCACCTTCTTTAATCTGCTGCTGGCGGGCTGTGCCGCCACACAAAACGGCCCTGCTGGAAACAATACCGCGCAGACATCTGCCTCGACAAATACCAAAACCACATCAAACGCCCTTCCGCTGTCTACTCCCGAGCCAGCGCCATCCATACAAGCCGGGCGCTCCTTACCTGGCAGTAGCGGCTTTCTACAAGCCAATGGACAACTCACCGACAATATCCAGGCCTATGCCAACGAAGTCGCCCGTGCACGCGGCATCCCGTTGGTTCACGTCGAAAACTTGCTGAAACAGGCGCAGTACAACGCAACGGCGGCCAAGTTGATGGCGCCGTCCAAGACCCGAATACGCCGAAGCTGGGTCACTTATCGCAACCGCTTTGTCGAACCCATACGCATCAATGCCGGCGCGACATTCTGGACAGAAAACAAAGCAGTCGTAGATAGGGTCGCAAGCGATTATGGCGTACCGCCATCGATAATCGTCGCCATCATTGGCGTCGAAACCATATACGGCAGAATCACCGGTAATTTCAGGGTGCTCGACGCATTGACTACTCTTGGATTCCGTTATCCTGATGATAGCCGACCCGAACGCAGTCAGCTGTTTCGAGACCAACTTGCAGACCTGATTCAACTCGACTATGAAAACAAGCTGGATGCAAGCCAGGTTGAAGGTTCATTTGCCGGCGCCATGGGGCTGCCGCAATTCATGCCTGGCAGCTTGATGCGCTACGCGGCCGATGGCAATAACGATGGCCGTATCGACCTGCTCTACAGCACAGAAGATGCCATCGCGTCGGTGGCCCGTTTTCTGCGCTTGCACGGTTGGGTTCCGGGCCTGCCTGTATTCGCCCCCGTCACCTTACCCCAAAACCCCAAAGCGCTGGTCGTGGGCGGCCTGTATCCCACGTTGGATTGGGCACAGTTACAGGATCAGGGCGCCCGAATTCGTACCGCAACAGGCAATACAAATACAGCTTCCGAATCAAGCAACAACTGGACGCAGCATAAGCTGGGCATGGTGGATTTGCTGGACGAACCCAGAAACCTGGCTGAATACCGGGTGGGCACCCCCAACTTCTTTGCCATCACCCACTACAACCGCAGCTATTTCTATGCAACATCGGTGGCCGACCTGGCGCAGGCGCTGGCCGACCGGATGGGATACGGCTGGCCTAATTGA
- the cysM gene encoding cysteine synthase CysM, protein MKKYQTIEDTIGATPLVRLQRIPGDSGEPRGNVILAKLEGNNPAGSVKDRAASSMIRQAEARGEIKPGDTLIEATSGNTGIALAMTAAVRGYKMILIMPDNLSVERRASMTAYGAELILTPANQGGMEYARDLADKMQAEGKGKVLDQFANSDNPLAHVQTTGPELWQQTDGQITHFVSAMGTTGTIMGVGQYLRTKNSAIRVVGAQPAEGSQIPGIRKWPEAYQPKIYQPSQVDQFELITQDEAETMARRLAAEEGIFGGISSAGALVAATRVAAQVNNATIVFIVCDRGDRYLSTGVFN, encoded by the coding sequence ATGAAAAAATACCAGACTATCGAAGACACCATTGGTGCAACACCGCTTGTTCGGCTGCAACGTATTCCTGGCGACTCTGGCGAGCCGCGCGGCAATGTCATTTTGGCCAAGCTCGAGGGCAATAACCCGGCCGGCTCCGTCAAGGACCGCGCCGCCAGTTCCATGATACGGCAGGCCGAAGCGCGTGGCGAAATCAAGCCGGGCGATACGCTTATCGAGGCCACCAGCGGTAATACGGGTATTGCGCTGGCCATGACGGCGGCGGTACGCGGATACAAAATGATTCTTATCATGCCCGACAACCTCTCGGTTGAGCGGCGTGCATCCATGACGGCATATGGCGCCGAACTCATCCTTACTCCGGCCAATCAGGGTGGTATGGAATACGCACGCGATCTGGCCGACAAGATGCAGGCAGAAGGCAAGGGCAAGGTGCTTGATCAGTTCGCCAATAGTGACAACCCCTTGGCTCATGTGCAAACCACCGGTCCTGAGCTCTGGCAGCAAACTGACGGCCAGATCACTCATTTTGTCAGCGCCATGGGCACCACCGGAACCATTATGGGCGTGGGGCAGTATTTGCGCACAAAGAACTCGGCCATACGGGTTGTGGGGGCCCAACCGGCCGAAGGCTCGCAAATTCCAGGCATACGTAAATGGCCGGAAGCCTATCAACCCAAAATCTATCAGCCCAGTCAGGTTGACCAGTTCGAGCTGATCACCCAAGACGAGGCTGAAACCATGGCCCGCCGGCTGGCAGCCGAAGAAGGCATTTTCGGCGGTATTTCATCAGCCGGCGCCTTGGTTGCGGCTACCCGTGTTGCCGCACAAGTCAACAATGCCACCATCGTCTTCATTGTGTGCGACCGGGGCGACCGCTATCTGTCTACAGGCGTGTTCAATTAG
- a CDS encoding DUF655 domain-containing protein — translation MNPFTESTVARPLAEGACSRFNGAAVATRRRKRRALLGLTLGVLTGLVLPDVAHAIDVNTATQEQLRGVRGIGPKTAKTIIEERSRAGRYESLEDLSDRIKGIGPKKAAALQAAGLTVGASPPAAKGLSASKPKPK, via the coding sequence ATGAATCCGTTTACCGAATCTACTGTGGCACGACCGCTGGCCGAAGGCGCATGCTCCCGATTTAATGGTGCTGCCGTGGCTACACGCCGTCGCAAGCGGCGTGCATTGCTGGGTCTTACACTGGGCGTGCTTACTGGTCTTGTCTTGCCTGATGTGGCACATGCGATTGATGTGAATACGGCCACGCAAGAACAGTTGCGTGGCGTGCGCGGCATAGGGCCGAAAACGGCAAAAACCATCATAGAAGAACGCTCGCGTGCTGGCCGCTACGAATCGCTGGAAGACTTGTCCGATCGGATCAAGGGTATAGGACCAAAAAAGGCGGCTGCCTTGCAGGCCGCGGGCCTGACTGTTGGCGCAAGCCCGCCTGCGGCCAAAGGCCTGTCTGCCTCCAAACCCAAGCCCAAATAA
- the rfaD gene encoding ADP-glyceromanno-heptose 6-epimerase: MIIVTGGAGFIGSNIVRGLNQRGYTDILVVDDLTEGDKFRNLVDGQIADYLDKDDFRQRVAQGQFSNIEAVFHQGACSDTTERNGQYMLDNNYRVTLELFRFCQAGKIPLMYASSAAVYGAGPVYVENALYESPLNVYGYSKYLFDQVLRRQLHTLRAPVVGLRYFNVYGPNEQHKGRMASVAFHNMNQFQAEGHVRLFGGWDGYVDGGQMRDFIHIDDVVNVNLYFLDHPEKTGIFNCGTGRAQPFNDVASSVVNTFRASKGKSILSLPELVEQGLLRYIEFPDDLKGRYQSHTQADLTQLRAAGYEQPFRDVQQGVGEYVRFLLEQGRL, translated from the coding sequence ATGATTATTGTTACCGGAGGCGCCGGCTTTATCGGCAGCAATATTGTGCGCGGCTTGAACCAGCGCGGCTATACCGATATTCTGGTGGTCGATGACTTGACCGAAGGCGATAAATTCCGGAATCTGGTCGATGGGCAGATTGCCGACTATCTGGATAAAGACGATTTCCGGCAGCGTGTCGCTCAAGGGCAGTTTTCCAATATCGAAGCGGTCTTCCATCAGGGGGCATGTTCCGACACCACCGAGCGCAACGGGCAGTATATGCTCGACAACAACTATCGCGTCACGCTTGAGCTCTTCCGGTTTTGCCAGGCTGGCAAGATTCCGCTTATGTATGCCTCGTCAGCCGCAGTCTACGGAGCTGGGCCGGTTTATGTGGAAAACGCCTTATACGAGTCGCCGTTGAACGTCTATGGCTATTCCAAATACCTGTTCGATCAGGTGCTGCGGCGCCAGCTTCATACCCTGAGGGCGCCTGTGGTGGGGCTGCGTTATTTCAATGTTTACGGCCCTAACGAGCAGCACAAGGGTCGCATGGCCTCGGTGGCCTTCCACAACATGAATCAGTTCCAGGCAGAAGGCCATGTGCGCCTTTTCGGCGGCTGGGATGGTTATGTCGATGGTGGTCAGATGCGCGATTTCATTCATATCGACGATGTGGTCAATGTGAACCTGTATTTTCTGGACCACCCCGAAAAAACAGGCATTTTCAATTGCGGCACAGGTCGTGCCCAACCATTCAATGATGTGGCAAGTTCGGTAGTGAATACGTTCCGGGCGAGCAAGGGCAAGTCAATCTTGTCTTTGCCCGAGCTGGTCGAACAGGGCTTGCTTCGTTATATCGAGTTTCCAGACGATCTGAAAGGCCGCTATCAAAGCCATACGCAGGCTGACCTGACTCAATTGCGGGCAGCCGGCTACGAGCAGCCGTTCCGTGATGTACAGCAGGGTGTGGGCGAATACGTCAGGTTCCTGCTGGAACAGGGTCGGCTCTAG
- the rfaE1 gene encoding D-glycero-beta-D-manno-heptose-7-phosphate kinase: MTPFPAEAVSRVKVLVAGDIMLDRYWFGEVDRISPEAPVPVVRVARREDRLGGAANVARNIVALGAQASLLGLVGGDEAGGRVRDLAREAGINSCLVVDNDSPTTLKMRVMGRQQQLLRVDFEEGPGAQALAKLEAQAKQLIAQHDMLVLSDYAKGALSQVQVLIQAARDANVPVLVDPKGHLYQRYRGASIITPNRLEMQEAVGRWHSEEELEQQAQALRQELGLDALLVTRSEQGMTLFSQDGRQHTDAYAHEVFDVSGAGDTVLATLAVTRASGMSWFDAVLWANRAGGLVVGKLGTSVVTAGELS, encoded by the coding sequence ATGACGCCGTTCCCGGCCGAGGCGGTCAGCCGCGTCAAAGTATTGGTGGCTGGCGATATCATGCTGGACCGTTATTGGTTCGGCGAAGTCGATCGTATTTCACCCGAGGCTCCTGTTCCGGTGGTGCGTGTAGCACGTCGCGAGGACCGTCTGGGCGGGGCGGCCAACGTGGCGCGTAATATTGTTGCCCTGGGCGCGCAGGCCAGCCTGTTGGGCTTGGTGGGTGGCGACGAGGCGGGTGGAAGGGTCCGCGATCTGGCCCGCGAAGCGGGCATCAACTCTTGCCTGGTGGTCGACAACGACTCGCCTACCACCCTGAAAATGCGAGTGATGGGACGGCAGCAGCAGTTGCTGCGCGTAGATTTCGAAGAAGGTCCGGGCGCTCAGGCGCTGGCCAAGCTCGAAGCCCAGGCCAAGCAGCTGATTGCACAACACGATATGCTGGTGTTGTCCGACTATGCCAAAGGCGCGCTGTCCCAGGTCCAGGTCCTGATCCAGGCTGCACGCGACGCCAACGTGCCTGTGCTGGTCGATCCCAAAGGGCATTTATACCAACGCTATCGCGGCGCCAGCATTATCACCCCCAACCGTCTTGAAATGCAGGAAGCCGTTGGGCGCTGGCATAGCGAAGAAGAACTCGAACAACAGGCTCAGGCCCTGCGCCAGGAACTGGGGCTGGATGCTTTGCTGGTGACCCGCTCAGAGCAAGGTATGACGCTTTTCTCCCAGGATGGCCGACAGCATACCGACGCCTATGCGCATGAGGTGTTTGATGTATCCGGGGCGGGTGATACCGTGCTGGCTACCCTGGCCGTGACCAGAGCGTCAGGCATGAGCTGGTTTGATGCTGTTTTATGGGCCAACCGTGCCGGAGGTCTGGTGGTGGGTAAATTGGGCACCTCTGTCGTTACTGCAGGAGAACTATCATGA
- the lapB gene encoding lipopolysaccharide assembly protein LapB yields the protein MDFEPWWLIFVPLLFALGWIAARVDIRQMLSETRSLPNSYFKGLNFLLNEEPDRAIDAFVEVAKLDPETTELHFALGSLFRRRGEMERAIRVHQSLLSRADLPQADRENAQHELAQDFLKAGMLDRAEQAFEQVLDTRFAVPAVRALIRIYESEHDWSRAIEAVKRLRALVDEPVPQLVHYQCERAVSALTAKTPDLVAADAALDAADHAAGALRGQSKGQASEARIAMLRAHLARLGNQPERERSYLESVLTATPEYASLVAADLLESYRRMGRQKEGLQVLQSHYMRFPSLDTFNVVFRELRAQQGHEPAWAFAREALRAHPSLLGLDRLLEAELAVYDAAKVDGSDAAPASGIQSDIVPGADLSLLRSLIHKHTQRLDRYACRVCGFEARHFYWQCPGCNSWETYAPRRLEEIK from the coding sequence GTGGATTTTGAACCGTGGTGGCTGATATTTGTGCCCCTGTTATTCGCGCTTGGCTGGATAGCCGCACGCGTCGACATCAGGCAAATGCTTTCCGAAACGCGCTCCCTGCCGAATTCGTATTTCAAAGGACTTAACTTTTTATTGAACGAAGAGCCCGATCGCGCCATTGATGCTTTTGTCGAAGTCGCCAAGCTTGATCCTGAAACCACAGAACTGCATTTTGCCTTGGGCAGTCTGTTTCGGCGTCGAGGTGAAATGGAGCGGGCCATACGTGTGCATCAAAGCTTGCTATCACGTGCCGATCTGCCGCAAGCCGATCGTGAAAATGCGCAGCATGAACTGGCCCAGGATTTTCTGAAAGCCGGCATGCTTGATCGGGCGGAGCAAGCCTTCGAGCAGGTGCTTGATACCCGCTTTGCCGTGCCTGCGGTACGCGCCCTGATACGCATATATGAATCCGAGCACGATTGGTCGCGTGCTATCGAGGCGGTCAAACGCCTGCGTGCTCTGGTTGACGAACCCGTACCACAATTGGTGCATTATCAGTGCGAGCGGGCCGTCAGCGCCCTGACGGCCAAGACGCCCGATCTTGTTGCGGCAGATGCGGCGCTGGACGCCGCTGATCATGCCGCAGGCGCCTTGCGCGGCCAAAGCAAAGGGCAGGCATCTGAAGCGCGTATAGCGATGCTGCGCGCGCATCTGGCCCGGCTGGGCAATCAACCCGAACGCGAGCGCAGCTATCTCGAGTCTGTCCTGACAGCTACTCCGGAATACGCCAGTCTCGTGGCGGCTGACCTGCTTGAGAGCTATAGACGTATGGGTCGGCAAAAGGAAGGCCTGCAAGTACTGCAGTCGCACTATATGCGCTTTCCGTCGCTGGATACCTTCAATGTTGTGTTTCGCGAGCTGAGGGCTCAGCAAGGGCATGAACCTGCATGGGCGTTTGCGCGCGAGGCGTTGCGGGCGCATCCATCGTTGCTGGGCCTCGACCGTCTGCTGGAAGCCGAGCTGGCCGTTTACGACGCCGCTAAGGTCGACGGAAGCGACGCAGCGCCGGCCAGCGGTATTCAGTCCGATATCGTTCCTGGCGCCGACCTGAGCCTGCTGCGTTCGCTTATACACAAGCATACTCAAAGACTCGACCGCTATGCCTGCCGCGTATGCGGTTTCGAGGCTCGGCATTTTTACTGGCAATGCCCGGGATGCAACTCATGGGAAACCTACGCTCCCCGCCGCCTGGAGGAAATCAAATGA
- a CDS encoding lipopolysaccharide assembly LapA domain-containing protein: MRYLVWILRLVVFIVVLMFALKNTGPVDVRFFADHMVTGVPLIVVMLVVFVLGALFGFLLAAPAIMRRRREAARLRRELAKLDTKTTPSSVPPSSVAPETVAPLAPL, translated from the coding sequence ATGCGTTATCTGGTTTGGATACTCAGGCTGGTGGTCTTTATAGTAGTGCTGATGTTCGCACTCAAGAACACCGGGCCAGTAGATGTACGCTTTTTTGCCGATCATATGGTGACGGGGGTGCCTTTGATTGTGGTCATGCTGGTTGTGTTCGTGCTGGGCGCCTTGTTTGGGTTTTTGCTTGCGGCGCCGGCCATCATGCGCAGGCGGCGTGAAGCAGCACGCTTGAGGCGCGAGCTTGCCAAACTTGACACAAAAACGACGCCATCCAGTGTGCCTCCAAGTTCCGTGGCGCCGGAAACCGTCGCGCCACTGGCTCCCCTGTAA
- a CDS encoding integration host factor subunit beta codes for MTKSELIAILASRYPQLAARDTDYAVKTVLDAMTQALASGQRIEIRGFGSFSLSERAPRIGRNPKSGEKVQVPGKQVPHFKPGKELRERVDSAYDQEAESAADESIFTLGQFNTRIMHG; via the coding sequence GTGACAAAGTCGGAACTGATAGCGATACTTGCTAGCCGTTACCCGCAATTGGCGGCGCGTGATACCGATTACGCCGTCAAGACGGTACTCGATGCCATGACTCAGGCCCTGGCCTCCGGTCAGCGCATCGAGATCCGTGGATTCGGGAGCTTCTCCCTGTCCGAGCGGGCGCCGCGCATAGGCCGCAATCCCAAGTCCGGTGAAAAAGTGCAGGTTCCTGGCAAGCAGGTGCCGCACTTCAAGCCTGGCAAAGAGTTGCGTGAGCGCGTTGACTCGGCTTACGACCAAGAGGCCGAATCGGCTGCCGACGAGTCTATATTTACTTTGGGCCAATTCAATACGCGCATCATGCACGGTTAA